From one Botrytis cinerea B05.10 chromosome 7, complete sequence genomic stretch:
- the Bcdao11 gene encoding Bcdao11, translated as MGSVFSLLRDGYFGILGLIAIIAESNKAASALLDRITRVKFPHENPTSSFWEQQPLHPELVNVQSEQLAPRADIVIIGSGMTGASVAYTILNECLAIGRPIKVAILEGRTICSGATGRNGGHIKVAPFYEYKKFKDRFGAASAQKILEFYLKHRPFLLNLSKEEGLKEGEARDVTTVDAFTDAERLKEATEMLCILREDLPELAKGIEILDGETVQKQFGFSSQFHGGITYTSGALWPYRFVTAIYAALLSKFPEQFSIETGTMVQSIQTTSNPDSPFLLNTSRGDITAAHVVHATEAFTANLVPGLVGKLFPLRGHMSAQRPGKSFPHYDGKISWSIVGSRDYEYITQRPGKPDATDGLGAEIMTGGGSVHMDGTGLNEVGQWDDDKIEQPIGSYLAGVLPVSFRSSFWGEDANGSIVKRNKQVTANTNAAPAEWIAAGFNGSGMVTTWLSGVAVALQVLGRENVNSNGQIWKPDGVVSDWFPEEFICSSKRVAQSSIHELPRLI; from the exons ATGGGCTCTGTGTTCTCACTCTTGCGAGATGGCTATTTCGGCATCTTGGGCCTCATTGCCATTATTGCCGAGAGCAACAAGGCCGCTTCTGCGCTGCTTGATCGCATCACTCGAGTGAAATTTCCCCACGAAAATCCCACAAGCTCTTTTTGGGAACAGCAGCCTTTACATCCTGAACTTGTAAATGTTCAGTCTGAGCAATTGGCTCCACGTGCAGATATTGTGATTATTGGGTCTGGTATGACTGGAGCCAGTGTCGCATATACCATCCTGAATGAATGTCTGGCTATTGGGAGACCAATAAAAGTAGCTATTCTAGAGGGGCGGACTATATGTAGCGGTGCAACGGGCAGGAATGGTGGACATATCAAAGTGGCCCCTTTCTATGAGTACAAAAAATTTAAGGATAGGTTCGGAGCCGCAAGTGCACAAAAGATATTGGAGTTTTATTTGAAGCATAGACCTTTCCTCCTCAACttatcaaaagaagaaggattgaaAGAAGGTGAAGCACGAGACGTTACGACAGTGGATGCTTTCACTGATGCGGAGAGGCTTAAAGAAGCTACTGAGATGCTATGTATCTTGCGAGAAGATCTACCCGAGCTTGCCAAAGGAATTGAGATTCTAGACGGAGAGACAGTCCAGAAG CAATTTGGTTTCAGTAGTCAGTTCCATGGAGGGATTACCTACACCAGTGGTGCATTATGGCCATATCGATTTGTCACTGCTATATATGCGGCTCTGCTATCAAAATTTCCAGAGCAGTTCTCTATCGAGACAGGAACCATGGTGCAATCAATCCAAACTACGAGTAACCCAGATAGTCCTTTCCTTCTGAACACCTCACGGGGCGACATCACAGCCGCACATGTCGTCCATGCAACAGAAGCCTTCACCGCAAACCTAGTACCCGGATTGGTTGGGAAACTTTTTCCTCTGCGTGGACACATGTCTGCTCAACGACCAGGAAAATCTTTTCCTCACTACGATGGTAAGATCTCTTGGTCTATCGTTGGTAGTCGAGACTATGAATATATCACGCAGCGGCCTGGAAAGCCCGATGCGACGGATGGTTTGGGGGCTGAGATTATGACCGGAGGTGGATCAGTCCACATGGATGGCACCGGCTTAAATGAAGTTGGTCAATGGGACGATGACAAGATTGAACAACCCATCGGATCATATCTCGCAGGTGTACTTCCGGTATCTTTCCGCTCCAGTTTTTGGGGAGAAGATGCCAATGGCTCTATCGTTAAAA GAAACAAGCAGGTCACTGCGAATACAAACGCTGCGCCAGCAGAGTGGATAGCAGCAGGATTCAACGGATCAGGCATGGTTACCACCTGGCTAAGCGGGGTGGCTGTTGCACTCCAGGTTCTCGGTCGCGAAAATGTCAATTCTAATGGGCAGATCTGGAAACCAGATGGAGTAGTCAGCGACTGGTTTCCAGAGGAGTTTATTTGCTCTTCCAAAAGGGTTGCTCAAAGCAGCATCCACGAGCTTCCCCGTCTCATATAA
- the Bcdao11 gene encoding Bcdao11: MGSVFSLLRDGYFGILGLIAIIAESNKAASALLDRITRVKFPHENPTSSFWEQQPLHPELVNVQSEQLAPRADIVIIGSGMTGASVAYTILNECLAIGRPIKVAILEGRTICSGATGRNGGHIKVAPFYEYKKFKDRFGAASAQKILEFYLKHRPFLLNLSKEEGLKEGEARDVTTVDAFTDAERLKEATEMLCILREDLPELAKGIEILDGETVQKQFGFSSQFHGGITYTSGALWPYRFVTAIYAALLSKFPEQFSIETGTMVQSIQTTSNPDSPFLLNTSRGDITAAHVVHATEAFTANLVPGLVGKLFPLRGHMSAQRPGKSFPHYDGKISWSIVGSRDYEYITQRPGKPDATDGLGAEIMTGGGSVHMDGTGLNEVGQWDDDKIEQPIGSYLAGVLPVSFRSSFWGEDANGSIVKSMWTGAMGLTCDFMPLVGKLSPSLTKRAVNVGNKQVTANTNAAPAEWIAAGFNGSGMVTTWLSGVAVALQVLGRENVNSNGQIWKPDGVVSDWFPEEFICSSKRVAQSSIHELPRLI, translated from the exons ATGGGCTCTGTGTTCTCACTCTTGCGAGATGGCTATTTCGGCATCTTGGGCCTCATTGCCATTATTGCCGAGAGCAACAAGGCCGCTTCTGCGCTGCTTGATCGCATCACTCGAGTGAAATTTCCCCACGAAAATCCCACAAGCTCTTTTTGGGAACAGCAGCCTTTACATCCTGAACTTGTAAATGTTCAGTCTGAGCAATTGGCTCCACGTGCAGATATTGTGATTATTGGGTCTGGTATGACTGGAGCCAGTGTCGCATATACCATCCTGAATGAATGTCTGGCTATTGGGAGACCAATAAAAGTAGCTATTCTAGAGGGGCGGACTATATGTAGCGGTGCAACGGGCAGGAATGGTGGACATATCAAAGTGGCCCCTTTCTATGAGTACAAAAAATTTAAGGATAGGTTCGGAGCCGCAAGTGCACAAAAGATATTGGAGTTTTATTTGAAGCATAGACCTTTCCTCCTCAACttatcaaaagaagaaggattgaaAGAAGGTGAAGCACGAGACGTTACGACAGTGGATGCTTTCACTGATGCGGAGAGGCTTAAAGAAGCTACTGAGATGCTATGTATCTTGCGAGAAGATCTACCCGAGCTTGCCAAAGGAATTGAGATTCTAGACGGAGAGACAGTCCAGAAG CAATTTGGTTTCAGTAGTCAGTTCCATGGAGGGATTACCTACACCAGTGGTGCATTATGGCCATATCGATTTGTCACTGCTATATATGCGGCTCTGCTATCAAAATTTCCAGAGCAGTTCTCTATCGAGACAGGAACCATGGTGCAATCAATCCAAACTACGAGTAACCCAGATAGTCCTTTCCTTCTGAACACCTCACGGGGCGACATCACAGCCGCACATGTCGTCCATGCAACAGAAGCCTTCACCGCAAACCTAGTACCCGGATTGGTTGGGAAACTTTTTCCTCTGCGTGGACACATGTCTGCTCAACGACCAGGAAAATCTTTTCCTCACTACGATGGTAAGATCTCTTGGTCTATCGTTGGTAGTCGAGACTATGAATATATCACGCAGCGGCCTGGAAAGCCCGATGCGACGGATGGTTTGGGGGCTGAGATTATGACCGGAGGTGGATCAGTCCACATGGATGGCACCGGCTTAAATGAAGTTGGTCAATGGGACGATGACAAGATTGAACAACCCATCGGATCATATCTCGCAGGTGTACTTCCGGTATCTTTCCGCTCCAGTTTTTGGGGAGAAGATGCCAATGGCTCTATCGTTAAAAGTATGTGGACCGGTGCTATGGGACTAACTTGTGACTTCATGCCTCTCGTAGGAAAACTTTCACCAAGTCTAACCAAGCGTGCTGTGAACGTAGGAAACAAGCAGGTCACTGCGAATACAAACGCTGCGCCAGCAGAGTGGATAGCAGCAGGATTCAACGGATCAGGCATGGTTACCACCTGGCTAAGCGGGGTGGCTGTTGCACTCCAGGTTCTCGGTCGCGAAAATGTCAATTCTAATGGGCAGATCTGGAAACCAGATGGAGTAGTCAGCGACTGGTTTCCAGAGGAGTTTATTTGCTCTTCCAAAAGGGTTGCTCAAAGCAGCATCCACGAGCTTCCCCGTCTCATATAA